In the Gordonia westfalica genome, one interval contains:
- a CDS encoding phage N-6-adenine-methyltransferase yields MSGRAMGSHQCATTGDDVWLTPPHVLDALGPFDLDPCAAPAEANWTTARHHYRLPDDGLTLPWEGRVWCNPPYSNVWRWLDRLANHGTGTALIFARTETAGFQAQVWRRATAVLFLEGRLTFHHRDGSKAAANSGAPSCLVAYGTDDAGRLLDSGLPGAFVHGWSITAVDDQPSLFEEAS; encoded by the coding sequence GTGAGCGGGCGGGCGATGGGATCGCATCAGTGCGCCACCACCGGGGACGACGTGTGGCTGACACCACCGCACGTCCTCGACGCCCTCGGCCCGTTCGACCTCGACCCGTGCGCCGCACCGGCAGAAGCGAACTGGACGACCGCACGCCACCACTACCGACTACCCGACGACGGACTCACACTGCCGTGGGAAGGGCGCGTGTGGTGCAACCCGCCCTACTCCAATGTGTGGCGGTGGCTCGACCGGCTCGCCAACCACGGCACCGGCACCGCACTGATCTTCGCCCGCACCGAGACCGCCGGATTCCAGGCGCAGGTGTGGCGGCGGGCGACCGCAGTGCTGTTCCTCGAAGGGCGGCTCACCTTCCACCACCGCGATGGATCGAAGGCCGCGGCGAACAGCGGCGCACCGTCCTGCCTCGTCGCATACGGGACAGATGACGCGGGCCGACTGCTCGACAGCGGACTCCCTGGCGCGTTCGTCCATGGCTGGTCGATCACGGCAGTTGACGACCAACCATCCCTCTTCGAGGAGGCGTCATGA
- a CDS encoding WhiB family transcriptional regulator translates to MTQTADAKRICAGCDRREVCLQWALDNREPHGVVGGTTPRERQAMWKQGAA, encoded by the coding sequence GTGACGCAAACCGCTGACGCGAAACGGATCTGCGCCGGCTGTGACCGCCGGGAGGTGTGTTTGCAGTGGGCGTTGGACAACCGTGAACCGCACGGTGTGGTTGGGGGTACGACTCCGCGTGAACGTCAGGCCATGTGGAAGCAGGGGGCGGCATGA